In Spirosoma aureum, a single genomic region encodes these proteins:
- a CDS encoding TlpA family protein disulfide reductase, translating to MKKILLLLVVAHISVAQKSGIQFKPTPVEKVFQDARRAGKPVFLEIYSPTCHVCQSFMPTLADGRVGKFYNDKFVNTKLDIDQPSTKAFLEKNRLFVPSLPLFLYFDPQQNLIHFAMSNNSTDEVIRHGTNALNTSVRSQNMKSRYQQGERSTNFLIDYAMFGRITRDTVANMAAMNDYARQQSPATFTNQTNWLALQKLVLDFENPMFQYMLGHLDAYRKAYGAEPTQKVAENILMSSLYSGRGAQFPVAKILQIRQDLTKIGIDPRVAANRTLLPEVNAYFRARQTNKAVDRMDNQVASNQLTVLEYLYISRLFNRASPDANDAPTVVKWVNKALALKPTPKEQADLYFEQAEAYRRGGKSTDAQKAAQKSMELAQTSRLDTRRNVEQMAKLK from the coding sequence ATGAAAAAGATTCTTCTGCTACTCGTTGTCGCTCACATTAGCGTTGCCCAAAAATCGGGTATTCAATTTAAGCCGACTCCCGTAGAAAAAGTATTTCAGGATGCCCGTAGAGCTGGCAAACCCGTATTCCTCGAAATTTACTCGCCCACCTGTCATGTATGCCAGAGTTTTATGCCAACTCTTGCCGATGGGCGGGTAGGGAAGTTTTATAACGACAAATTCGTTAATACTAAACTGGATATAGACCAGCCATCAACAAAGGCTTTTCTTGAAAAAAACCGATTGTTTGTGCCGTCGTTGCCCCTGTTTCTGTATTTCGATCCGCAGCAGAATCTGATTCACTTTGCCATGAGCAATAATTCGACGGATGAAGTCATTCGACATGGAACCAACGCACTGAATACCTCGGTTCGCAGTCAGAACATGAAGTCGCGTTATCAGCAGGGCGAACGATCGACCAATTTCCTGATTGACTATGCCATGTTTGGACGTATTACGCGAGACACAGTGGCAAATATGGCGGCCATGAACGATTATGCCCGTCAGCAATCGCCCGCAACGTTTACGAATCAAACTAACTGGCTGGCTTTACAGAAGCTCGTTCTGGATTTCGAAAACCCCATGTTTCAATACATGCTGGGGCATTTGGACGCCTATCGGAAAGCCTATGGTGCCGAGCCAACCCAGAAAGTAGCCGAAAATATTCTGATGTCATCGCTCTATAGTGGGCGAGGTGCACAATTTCCGGTGGCAAAAATTCTACAAATCCGTCAGGATCTTACAAAAATCGGTATTGACCCAAGGGTTGCCGCAAATCGTACATTGCTTCCTGAAGTAAACGCCTATTTCCGGGCCCGGCAAACCAACAAAGCCGTTGATCGGATGGATAATCAAGTCGCTTCTAATCAACTGACTGTACTGGAGTATCTGTATATTTCACGACTCTTTAACCGAGCCAGCCCTGATGCTAACGATGCACCAACAGTTGTGAAATGGGTTAATAAAGCCCTTGCACTAAAACCAACGCCAAAAGAACAGGCCGATCTGTATTTCGAACAGGCCGAAGCGTACCGCCGTGGTGGTAAAAGTACTGATGCTCAGAAAGCCGCCCAGAAATCGATGGAACTGGCCCAGACGAGCCGATTGGACACTCGCCGGAATGTTGAGCAGATGGCCAAACTTAAATAA
- the gldC gene encoding gliding motility protein GldC has translation MKKSDIHFAVELDNQNIPEKIYWEATDNPNEGLSDTRAIAIALWDQYHNSTLKIDLWTKEMEVVDMKRFLIEIMSGIADTAISATGDKRMATDIENTCRVLSKRLEEEIKEQQKQQ, from the coding sequence ATGAAAAAATCAGACATTCATTTCGCCGTCGAATTAGATAATCAGAATATTCCCGAAAAAATCTATTGGGAGGCTACCGATAACCCGAACGAGGGTCTTAGTGATACACGGGCCATTGCTATTGCGCTTTGGGATCAATACCACAACAGTACGCTTAAAATTGACCTTTGGACGAAGGAGATGGAAGTTGTAGACATGAAACGCTTCCTGATCGAGATTATGAGCGGCATTGCCGATACGGCGATTAGTGCAACCGGCGATAAGCGTATGGCTACCGACATCGAAAATACGTGCCGTGTTCTGAGTAAGCGGCTCGAAGAAGAAATTAAAGAGCAGCAAAAGCAACAGTAA
- a CDS encoding ArsC family reductase: MYTLYAIPNCDTVKKGRAWLAEHNIDYQFYDYKKQGIDRKTIEHWLTQKPWTELVNRAGQTWKKLPDTEKPTNAEEAIALMIDKPSVIRRPLIESNGQIIALGFKADQYEELFV, from the coding sequence ATGTATACCTTATATGCCATTCCGAATTGCGATACCGTGAAAAAAGGCCGGGCATGGCTTGCCGAACACAATATTGATTATCAATTTTACGACTATAAAAAGCAGGGGATCGACCGGAAAACAATTGAGCACTGGCTTACGCAAAAGCCCTGGACTGAACTGGTTAACCGCGCTGGGCAAACCTGGAAAAAGCTGCCCGATACCGAAAAACCGACCAATGCAGAAGAAGCTATTGCGCTGATGATCGACAAACCATCCGTGATTCGTCGGCCGTTGATTGAATCAAATGGGCAAATTATAGCGTTAGGCTTTAAGGCTGACCAATACGAAGAGCTTTTCGTGTAA
- a CDS encoding group III truncated hemoglobin, protein MPERTLDSPEDIRFLVDSFYEKVQIDPLIGPIFTDVAQVDFSKHLPKMYAFWESIILGNNAYDGHPFRPHLIVNQKHTLTIEHFERWLQLFSATLTENFAGETAEQVRQRATQIALVWNNKLEYLNNDAYMGG, encoded by the coding sequence ATGCCTGAACGAACACTCGATTCACCAGAAGATATTCGTTTTCTGGTGGATTCATTCTATGAAAAAGTGCAGATTGATCCGCTGATCGGACCGATTTTCACCGATGTAGCCCAGGTTGACTTTTCGAAGCACTTGCCCAAAATGTACGCGTTCTGGGAAAGCATCATTCTGGGCAACAATGCCTATGATGGCCACCCATTTCGTCCACACCTGATTGTCAATCAGAAACATACGCTCACCATTGAGCACTTTGAGCGATGGCTACAGTTATTCTCGGCAACCCTCACGGAGAATTTTGCGGGCGAAACTGCCGAGCAGGTACGGCAGCGGGCCACTCAGATTGCGCTGGTGTGGAATAATAAGCTTGAGTACCTGAATAACGATGCCTATATGGGCGGATAA
- a CDS encoding DUF4197 domain-containing protein yields the protein MKKNVLTATLLAMTISATSFGQDSTRQKSSGGGIFGKILEAVTQPSAGTSGGLTTSDIASGLKEALRIGVTNGSTQASQLDGYFKNPLLKLAFPPEAQKVATKLRQLGFNKQVDQFELSLNRAAEDAAKKAAPVFVKAITSMSIQDAVGILGGPNDAATQYLRRTSGQQLVTEFTPIIDSTLKKNNATRYYGDLVNTYNKIPFVQKANPNLTEYATNKAVDGLFILVAQEETKIRENPAARVTDLLKKVFSKQ from the coding sequence ATGAAAAAAAATGTTCTTACAGCCACGTTGCTGGCTATGACGATCAGCGCAACCAGCTTCGGTCAGGACTCTACGCGCCAGAAATCGTCGGGTGGTGGTATTTTCGGTAAAATACTGGAGGCCGTTACCCAGCCATCTGCTGGTACATCGGGGGGGCTTACTACCAGCGATATTGCCTCTGGCCTGAAAGAAGCGTTACGAATTGGGGTAACGAATGGCTCTACGCAGGCGTCGCAGTTAGATGGTTATTTTAAAAATCCACTGCTAAAGCTCGCGTTTCCGCCCGAAGCACAAAAAGTGGCGACTAAACTTCGCCAGTTAGGTTTTAACAAACAGGTCGATCAGTTTGAATTATCGCTCAACCGGGCTGCGGAAGATGCCGCTAAAAAAGCCGCTCCCGTGTTCGTTAAAGCCATTACGTCGATGAGCATTCAGGATGCGGTTGGTATTCTGGGTGGCCCTAATGATGCAGCTACTCAATATTTACGCCGGACATCGGGCCAACAACTGGTGACTGAATTTACGCCTATCATCGACAGTACGCTGAAGAAAAATAATGCTACCCGTTATTATGGCGATCTCGTTAATACGTACAACAAGATTCCATTTGTGCAGAAAGCAAATCCTAATCTTACCGAATATGCAACGAATAAGGCCGTCGACGGTTTGTTTATTCTGGTAGCTCAGGAAGAAACGAAAATTCGCGAAAATCCGGCTGCCCGCGTAACCGATCTGTTGAAGAAGGTATTTTCGAAGCAGTAA
- a CDS encoding competence/damage-inducible protein A: MTNTIRAEVVTIGDEILFGQITDTNTAWLGTELTNIGIRIVRKSSVGDQADAILQILHEAHQRADVIILTGGLGPTKDDITKKTLCTYFGVDLVRNETALALVTSFFEKRGREMTDLNRGQADLPANATYIQNDWGTAPGMWFEHDGRVYVSLPGVPFEMKHLMSNRILPKLREHFKTPIIKHKMIRTVGIGESFLAERIEAWEDALPEPIKLAYLPSFGGVKLRLTTTGDNDALLDQQLDEQVGKVLPLIEKNVFGYDDDELEDVVGRLLKGKQLTLGIAESCTGGYVSSQITKVPGSSAYFWGSIVSYSNAVKVNQLGVEPATLEQFGAVSEETVRQMAEGVRKALGTNVGIATSGIAGPDGGTPDKPVGTIWIACATDQRTVARLLRLGQYRDQNIQLTSTYVLNMLREELLN, translated from the coding sequence ATGACCAACACGATCCGTGCCGAAGTGGTTACTATCGGCGACGAAATATTATTCGGACAGATTACCGACACCAACACTGCCTGGCTTGGTACTGAACTTACCAACATCGGCATTCGCATAGTCCGCAAGTCCTCAGTGGGCGATCAGGCCGACGCCATTCTTCAAATTCTTCACGAAGCGCACCAACGTGCCGACGTTATTATTCTGACCGGTGGTCTTGGCCCCACCAAAGATGATATCACCAAGAAAACACTCTGTACGTATTTTGGCGTCGATCTGGTCCGTAACGAAACGGCGCTGGCTTTGGTGACAAGTTTCTTTGAAAAACGGGGCCGCGAAATGACTGACCTCAACCGGGGACAGGCCGACTTACCAGCCAACGCTACGTACATTCAGAACGACTGGGGCACTGCTCCGGGCATGTGGTTCGAACATGACGGACGCGTGTACGTATCGTTGCCGGGCGTACCGTTCGAGATGAAACACCTGATGTCGAACCGGATTCTGCCCAAACTGCGCGAACATTTCAAGACGCCGATCATCAAGCATAAAATGATTCGGACGGTAGGTATTGGTGAATCATTTCTGGCCGAACGCATCGAAGCCTGGGAGGATGCTTTACCAGAACCGATAAAGCTGGCGTATCTGCCCAGTTTCGGTGGGGTCAAACTACGCCTGACTACGACTGGCGATAACGATGCCCTGCTTGACCAGCAACTCGATGAACAGGTCGGGAAAGTGCTGCCGTTAATCGAGAAAAATGTATTTGGTTACGATGACGATGAACTGGAAGATGTGGTCGGTCGCTTACTCAAAGGCAAACAGTTGACACTTGGTATCGCCGAAAGCTGCACAGGTGGTTATGTATCGTCGCAGATTACCAAAGTGCCGGGTTCGTCGGCCTATTTCTGGGGCAGTATTGTCAGTTACAGCAATGCCGTTAAAGTGAATCAATTAGGTGTCGAACCGGCTACGTTGGAGCAGTTTGGTGCCGTTAGTGAAGAAACGGTTCGTCAAATGGCGGAGGGTGTCCGCAAAGCTCTTGGAACCAATGTTGGCATTGCAACCAGTGGTATTGCAGGCCCCGATGGCGGCACGCCCGACAAACCCGTTGGCACTATCTGGATTGCCTGCGCCACCGACCAACGCACCGTGGCGAGATTACTCCGGCTCGGCCAGTATCGCGACCAGAACATTCAACTCACCTCAACGTATGTGCTGAACATGCTGCGGGAAGAACTTTTAAACTAA
- a CDS encoding dihydrolipoamide acetyltransferase family protein yields MALIDMVMPKMGESIMECTIIAWLKQPGDRIEADESVLEVATDKVDTEVPAPQNGILKEILVNNGDVVAIGAPIARIDVEEEIAADTQPIPDKPQLEANQTPEGIGDVANVPAEPESSEVSESARELETSIAAMSSRTAFPEKAVAASATALAGNTAVFSDRFYSPLVLNIAKEEGVSRDELDRIPGSGIGNRVTKKDILAYVIDRSEGRLQPLANSQQSAVNGQPIAPPIQPSSKPANPKSASLNGHTDIIQMDRMRKMIAQRMVESKQISPHVSSFVEADLTPVVEWRTRIKDQFKQQTGENLTYTPILVEAIVKAIKDFPMINISVEGDSILVKKSVNIGMAVALPSGNLIVPVIHDADQYNLVGLTKKVNELTKRARENKLSADDLAGGTYTISNIGTFGNLMGTPIIVQPQVAIMAFGAIVKKPAVIETPQGDFIGIRQLMFLSHSYDHRVVDGSLGGQFVRRVADYLEQFDINRKI; encoded by the coding sequence ATGGCTCTCATTGACATGGTTATGCCCAAAATGGGCGAAAGCATAATGGAGTGTACGATTATTGCCTGGCTGAAGCAGCCCGGTGATCGTATTGAAGCCGACGAATCGGTGTTGGAAGTCGCTACCGATAAGGTAGATACCGAAGTTCCGGCTCCGCAAAATGGCATCCTGAAAGAAATTCTGGTTAATAATGGTGATGTTGTGGCGATTGGTGCGCCCATTGCCCGTATTGACGTTGAGGAAGAGATTGCAGCTGACACTCAACCAATCCCTGATAAACCTCAGTTGGAGGCTAATCAGACGCCAGAAGGCATTGGCGATGTAGCGAATGTTCCTGCCGAACCTGAAAGCAGTGAAGTCTCTGAATCGGCACGCGAGCTGGAAACCAGCATTGCGGCCATGAGTAGCCGTACTGCCTTCCCGGAAAAAGCCGTTGCCGCTTCGGCTACTGCACTGGCTGGCAATACGGCTGTTTTCTCCGATCGATTCTATTCACCGCTGGTGCTGAACATTGCAAAAGAAGAAGGTGTTTCGCGCGATGAACTCGATCGTATTCCGGGATCTGGCATCGGAAACCGGGTCACGAAAAAAGATATTCTGGCTTATGTAATCGACCGTTCTGAAGGTCGGCTTCAACCTTTAGCCAATAGTCAGCAGTCAGCAGTCAACGGCCAGCCTATAGCCCCCCCAATACAACCGTCAAGCAAACCGGCAAATCCGAAAAGCGCATCGCTCAACGGTCATACCGACATCATTCAGATGGACCGGATGCGGAAAATGATCGCCCAGCGGATGGTGGAATCCAAGCAGATTTCGCCCCATGTCAGTTCGTTCGTTGAGGCCGATTTGACGCCCGTTGTTGAGTGGAGAACCCGCATCAAAGATCAGTTTAAGCAACAGACTGGCGAGAACCTAACCTACACCCCGATTCTGGTTGAAGCCATCGTAAAGGCCATTAAAGACTTTCCGATGATTAACATTTCGGTAGAGGGCGATTCGATACTGGTAAAAAAATCGGTCAATATAGGGATGGCGGTCGCCTTACCCAGTGGTAATCTGATCGTTCCGGTCATTCACGATGCCGATCAGTATAATCTGGTTGGCCTAACTAAAAAAGTGAACGAACTGACCAAACGCGCTCGTGAAAACAAACTTTCTGCCGACGATCTGGCCGGTGGCACGTACACGATCTCCAATATCGGTACGTTCGGCAACCTGATGGGAACGCCCATTATTGTACAACCTCAGGTGGCCATTATGGCATTCGGGGCCATTGTGAAAAAACCCGCCGTTATTGAAACACCCCAGGGCGATTTTATTGGCATTCGCCAGTTGATGTTTCTGTCGCACTCCTACGATCACCGCGTTGTCGATGGCTCGTTGGGTGGGCAATTTGTCCGGCGCGTGGCCGATTATCTGGAACAATTTGATATTAATCGAAAAATCTGA
- a CDS encoding 5' nucleotidase, NT5C type has product MKQRIAIDMDDVMADTHAKFVKLYLEGEMPRYTLEELKEKSFHELFDEHEYKAISERVYEVGFFRDIPVMEGAQDVIADLMTKYDVFVASAAQEFPNSLREKWDWLQEHFPALSWHNYIFLGDKSVLNTDFLIDDLPRNLRTFQGEGLLFDALHNRDDQQFRRVTSWQDVATALL; this is encoded by the coding sequence ATGAAACAACGCATTGCTATTGACATGGATGATGTCATGGCCGACACTCACGCCAAATTTGTTAAGCTCTATCTGGAAGGCGAAATGCCTCGATATACGCTCGAAGAATTAAAAGAAAAATCATTCCATGAATTGTTCGATGAACACGAGTACAAGGCCATATCGGAGCGTGTTTATGAAGTGGGATTCTTCCGTGATATTCCGGTAATGGAAGGGGCTCAGGATGTTATTGCCGATCTGATGACGAAATATGATGTTTTTGTTGCTTCGGCTGCTCAGGAATTCCCTAATTCGTTACGGGAAAAGTGGGATTGGCTACAGGAACATTTTCCGGCTCTCTCCTGGCACAACTACATCTTTCTGGGCGATAAGAGCGTCCTGAATACTGACTTTCTGATCGACGATCTGCCGCGCAACCTGCGTACGTTTCAGGGCGAAGGCTTGCTGTTCGATGCCCTGCATAATCGGGATGACCAGCAGTTTCGGCGCGTAACGTCCTGGCAGGATGTAGCAACAGCGCTCCTATAA
- a CDS encoding acyl-CoA desaturase has product MIVLAAFIGHWYLSLFCQTFFLHRYSAHKMFAMSKFWERFFYFLTYLSQGSSYLSPRAYAVLHRMHHAFSDTPKDPHSPHHTKNVFTMMWQTKNIYNAVLHRKQVIEKQFDRNYPEWNFIEKLGDSWISRAGWGVLYSLFYVFAFIYLDMHWAFFFLLPVHFVMGPVHGAIINWSGHKYGYANFDNHDKSKNSLILDVVMMGELFQNNHHKRPNSANFGAKWFEFDPTYPVIGLLHKLHIVRMRPSAESKKAQFEVGHDRRVEDEIEA; this is encoded by the coding sequence GTGATTGTACTGGCCGCATTCATCGGACACTGGTATTTGTCCCTGTTTTGCCAAACATTCTTTCTGCATCGCTACTCAGCCCATAAAATGTTCGCCATGAGCAAGTTTTGGGAGCGGTTCTTCTATTTCCTGACCTATCTATCGCAGGGATCATCCTACCTGAGCCCACGGGCTTATGCCGTATTACACCGGATGCACCATGCGTTTAGCGACACACCCAAAGACCCTCACTCGCCCCATCATACAAAGAACGTATTCACGATGATGTGGCAGACCAAAAATATTTACAATGCCGTTCTGCATCGTAAACAGGTTATCGAAAAGCAATTCGACCGGAATTATCCAGAGTGGAATTTTATCGAAAAGCTTGGTGATTCCTGGATCTCAAGAGCCGGTTGGGGGGTGCTTTATAGCCTGTTCTACGTCTTTGCTTTTATTTATCTGGATATGCACTGGGCGTTTTTCTTCCTGTTGCCTGTTCACTTCGTCATGGGGCCCGTACACGGTGCAATCATCAACTGGAGCGGCCACAAGTATGGCTATGCTAACTTCGATAACCATGACAAGTCGAAGAATTCCCTGATTCTGGATGTTGTGATGATGGGTGAATTATTTCAGAATAACCACCACAAACGCCCTAACTCGGCCAATTTTGGAGCCAAGTGGTTTGAATTTGATCCAACCTATCCGGTTATCGGTCTTTTACATAAGCTTCATATTGTTCGTATGAGGCCTTCAGCAGAAAGCAAAAAGGCTCAGTTCGAAGTTGGGCATGACCGACGGGTTGAAGACGAAATAGAAGCCTGA
- a CDS encoding DUF4159 domain-containing protein, translating into MKKLLFILVVILQSSFFAAHAQYAYKVAKLKYNGGGDWYANKTSMPNLIKFANANLRMNIFPEEDIVEPGSPDIFGYPFVHMTGHGNVTFSEGDVQNMRRYLISGGFLHIDDNYGLDKFIRREMKKVFPELSFVELPFNHPVYQQKFKFASGLPKVHEHDGKAPQGFGLIYQGRLVCFYSYECDLGNGWEDQSVYNDPEPTRQQALRMGANLLQYATTTN; encoded by the coding sequence ATGAAAAAGCTGCTGTTCATCTTAGTTGTTATTCTTCAATCATCATTCTTTGCTGCGCATGCGCAGTATGCTTATAAAGTTGCCAAGTTGAAGTACAACGGTGGGGGCGACTGGTATGCCAATAAAACATCAATGCCGAACCTGATCAAGTTTGCCAATGCCAATCTTCGGATGAACATCTTCCCCGAAGAGGATATTGTTGAACCCGGAAGCCCGGATATATTCGGATATCCATTTGTTCACATGACTGGCCACGGTAACGTCACGTTCAGTGAAGGTGACGTACAAAATATGCGCCGATACCTGATTTCGGGAGGATTTCTACACATTGACGACAACTATGGCCTGGATAAATTTATTCGTCGCGAGATGAAGAAAGTCTTTCCTGAACTTTCGTTTGTGGAGTTGCCGTTCAATCACCCCGTCTATCAGCAGAAGTTTAAATTTGCCAGTGGGCTGCCTAAAGTGCACGAGCATGATGGAAAAGCTCCGCAAGGATTTGGCCTGATCTATCAGGGCCGTCTGGTCTGCTTTTATAGTTACGAGTGTGATTTGGGTAATGGCTGGGAAGATCAAAGCGTTTACAATGATCCTGAGCCAACACGGCAACAGGCCCTTCGAATGGGCGCCAATTTGCTTCAATACGCTACAACAACGAACTAA
- a CDS encoding RsmE family RNA methyltransferase: protein MHLFYQPEPVLYLTEDDSRHAVKTLRLGIGDSIAITDGHGNRHSAVITLADSRRCTFRIIDTHVTAPRPFSIRICVAPTKNIDRIEWFIEKAVEIGIERISFFFGQHSERRVLKLDRLEKIAIAAMKQSLQSFRPQLDDAVSFSDLLKTVGGPTFQEEQLYIAHLPENETVIQLARAATTAGRYAVLIGPEGDFSEKEIQQSVAAGFQMVTLGPNRLRTETAALTACQLLNFINT from the coding sequence ATGCATTTATTTTATCAGCCAGAGCCAGTTCTTTACCTCACCGAAGACGATTCCCGCCATGCTGTCAAAACCCTGCGTCTGGGTATTGGCGACTCGATTGCCATAACGGACGGACACGGAAACCGGCATTCGGCCGTTATTACTCTGGCCGATAGTCGACGGTGTACGTTTCGAATAATCGACACCCACGTGACCGCTCCGCGCCCGTTTTCGATCCGAATTTGTGTAGCGCCAACAAAAAATATAGACCGTATTGAGTGGTTTATCGAAAAAGCTGTCGAAATTGGTATTGAGCGAATCAGTTTCTTTTTTGGTCAACATTCAGAACGTCGGGTGCTGAAGCTTGATCGGCTTGAGAAAATTGCCATTGCTGCTATGAAGCAGTCGTTGCAGTCGTTTCGGCCCCAGCTGGATGATGCCGTTTCGTTTAGTGATTTACTAAAAACAGTAGGCGGGCCGACCTTTCAGGAAGAACAATTGTACATCGCTCACTTACCCGAAAATGAAACTGTCATACAGTTGGCCAGGGCAGCTACAACTGCTGGCCGGTATGCGGTTTTGATTGGGCCCGAAGGTGATTTTTCGGAAAAAGAAATTCAACAGTCTGTTGCCGCTGGCTTTCAGATGGTGACGCTTGGTCCTAACCGACTGCGTACAGAAACCGCTGCACTGACGGCTTGTCAGTTATTAAATTTTATAAATACATGA
- a CDS encoding vWA domain-containing protein translates to MFLDFFLLLRKHALPVTLPEYLTLLSALRSDAGSTSVEDFYYLSKTALIKHEQHLDLFDRLFGEYITGQQSTPLESLPDVPPEWLKDAIENQLTDEDRVDLDAAGGVDALWQQFRELLDEQNATGPLFGGSRWIGTDGTSPFGTNGMGSSQEGFNLDSGEKSPTGGNRSASKVWEQRDYKNLDDSIELNTRNLKMALRRLRILTREGVEDELDIDGTIDSTSRNAGLLDIQMQPSRKNRVKVLMLFDVGGSMDEHIELCSHLFSAARYQFKHLEFMYFHNCVYETLWKDNLRRRERVPTWEVLHKYNKDYKVIFVGDAAMSPYEITMAKGSVEHYNEEAGIVWLDRFKAQYPSLVWLNPNVAAYWKYTQSTSLIREWSGNRMFPLTLNGLEQAMKSLKNPKVVFVP, encoded by the coding sequence GTGTTTCTCGATTTCTTTCTCCTCCTCCGTAAACACGCTTTGCCGGTCACTTTGCCGGAATATCTGACGTTATTGTCGGCGTTGCGGAGCGATGCCGGGAGTACGAGCGTCGAAGATTTTTATTACCTGAGCAAAACAGCCCTCATCAAGCACGAACAACACCTTGATTTGTTCGACCGACTGTTTGGCGAGTATATTACCGGCCAACAGTCGACACCTTTGGAAAGTCTCCCCGATGTCCCCCCCGAATGGTTAAAAGATGCGATCGAAAATCAACTAACCGATGAGGATCGGGTTGATCTTGACGCTGCTGGTGGCGTGGATGCACTCTGGCAGCAATTTCGCGAATTACTTGACGAGCAGAATGCGACCGGACCACTATTCGGTGGTAGTCGTTGGATTGGAACGGATGGAACGTCACCGTTTGGAACCAATGGTATGGGTAGTTCGCAGGAAGGATTTAACCTGGATAGTGGTGAAAAATCTCCAACTGGCGGTAACCGCAGTGCATCGAAAGTTTGGGAACAACGTGACTACAAAAATCTCGATGACAGTATTGAGCTGAATACGCGCAACCTGAAAATGGCCCTGCGCCGGTTGCGAATTCTAACCCGTGAGGGAGTTGAGGATGAACTGGACATTGACGGTACAATCGATAGCACGAGCCGTAATGCAGGTCTGCTGGACATTCAGATGCAGCCATCGCGTAAGAATCGAGTAAAAGTGTTGATGCTTTTTGATGTGGGAGGTTCAATGGACGAGCATATCGAACTGTGTTCGCATCTGTTCTCGGCGGCCCGCTATCAGTTCAAGCATCTTGAGTTTATGTACTTCCATAATTGTGTTTATGAAACCCTGTGGAAAGATAACCTGCGCCGACGTGAACGCGTGCCTACATGGGAAGTACTACATAAATACAACAAAGATTATAAAGTGATTTTTGTTGGCGATGCGGCCATGTCGCCCTACGAAATTACAATGGCTAAAGGGAGTGTAGAACACTACAACGAAGAGGCCGGCATTGTCTGGCTCGACCGATTTAAGGCTCAATATCCGAGTTTGGTCTGGCTTAACCCCAATGTTGCGGCTTATTGGAAATATACACAAAGTACATCGCTCATCCGCGAGTGGTCAGGTAATCGAATGTTTCCACTCACGCTGAACGGCCTGGAGCAGGCGATGAAAAGTTTGAAGAATCCGAAAGTAGTGTTTGTGCCATAA
- a CDS encoding AAA family ATPase: MKTNFSGTDTYVATRELSTAVNASIQLQKPLLIKGEPGTGKTLLAYEIAQALGKPLYTWHIKSTTSAQQGLYEYDAVSRLRDSQLGSERIGDIDAYIKKGKLWEAFESEEQAVLLIDEIDKADIEFPNDLLQELDRMEFYCYELRRTISAKHRPVVIITSNNEKELPDAFLRRCFFHFIRFPDRETMQQIITVHFPNLSQELMIKAMSVFYSIRDVKALKKKPSTSELIDWIRLLLVAGVTQDDLTDLDALNELPPYLGSLLKNEQDTDLMLALRKKGGRPY; encoded by the coding sequence ATGAAAACTAATTTTTCGGGCACCGATACCTACGTTGCAACCCGTGAACTCAGTACGGCCGTGAACGCGTCTATCCAGCTTCAGAAGCCGCTGCTGATTAAAGGTGAACCCGGCACCGGTAAAACGTTGCTGGCCTACGAGATTGCACAGGCGCTCGGTAAGCCGCTCTATACCTGGCATATCAAATCGACAACATCGGCACAGCAGGGGCTTTATGAATATGACGCCGTATCGCGGTTGCGGGATTCGCAACTCGGAAGCGAGCGGATCGGAGATATTGACGCATACATCAAAAAAGGAAAGCTTTGGGAGGCTTTCGAATCAGAGGAGCAGGCCGTTTTACTGATCGATGAGATCGATAAAGCCGATATTGAATTTCCCAATGATCTGCTTCAGGAACTCGACCGGATGGAGTTCTACTGCTATGAACTTCGCCGGACGATCTCGGCCAAACATCGGCCGGTAGTTATCATTACGTCTAACAACGAAAAAGAATTACCCGATGCGTTTCTGCGCAGATGCTTTTTTCACTTCATCCGTTTCCCGGACCGGGAGACGATGCAGCAGATTATTACGGTTCATTTCCCCAATCTGTCGCAGGAGTTGATGATAAAAGCGATGTCGGTTTTCTACAGCATCCGCGATGTAAAAGCGCTCAAAAAGAAGCCATCGACGAGTGAACTGATTGACTGGATTCGTTTATTGTTAGTGGCGGGTGTTACGCAGGATGATCTGACGGATCTGGATGCGCTTAATGAACTGCCTCCTTATCTGGGTTCATTGCTCAAAAATGAGCAGGATACCGACCTGATGCTGGCCCTGCGCAAAAAAGGTGGACGACCGTATTAA